AATTGATGAGCATTCACCTCAACCTTACCCGCAAGAATACCCTGTGTTGGTACTGATTGTGCATTCCCTTTAGTATTTTGGTTATTTAGATTAGTGGTATTAACCGTTAAATCACCCTGTGCTTGAATAAGTGAACCTGTATTGCCGACTTTTTGGTTATTAATGTCCCTTGCAATATTTAATGTTGAAGAACCGTCAGCAACAATCATTCCGGCTTGGTTATCCACGGATAATGCGGTTAAAGTTAAATCTTTACCACTTAGCAACCGTCCTTCTCGATTATTTAAGAATTGATTTTGCTGGGTAAGACTCATATTTCCACCTGAAAGTATTAAGCCTTTTTCATTATTTAACCCTTGTTCTAGGTTTAATGAGAAGTCACGCGCACCTTGGCTTGCCCATCGCCCCTGTTGGTTTTCTACTCTTTGCGCAGTTGCATTAATCCAATCCGCTTTTAAATTAGCGTGCTGTGTTAAAAGTTGAGAAGGGGTATGTAAATTGATTTCATTTTTTGCAATGAGCGTCGCTTGATTTGCATTCATTTCACCTTGATGAGCCACAATATGAACATCTTGGCCACTTGTCTGACTCTCGCTAACATCAACTGTTTGAGCTTGAACATCGACCTTACCAGAGGCAATATTTTTCCCTTTCGCCACAGTTGTTTTTGCTGTTTTTATTTCAAGGTTTTTAGTCTCACTAACCTCATCTATCTCGCGGGCTTTACCATTTTCCTCGATACCGGCAGCCAATACCGAAGATTTACCCGCTTCGACTGAATCCGCTTGATAACGAATATGCCCACCTGAAATAGTCGCGCCTACCTGATTAATCTGATTTTTAGCATTAACTAGAACATCACCTCGTGCTGTTTCAACTTTACCTTTTTGAATCACATCAGACTTGGTTTTGATTTGGACATCTTGTTTACCGCTAATCTCCCCTTCATTAACAATACGCCCTTGACTATCAATTTTCACCTCACCCGCTGAGGCCCCAATATGCCCCGCATTACGTACACCAAGGCCTTGACCGTTATCCACTAAATGGATTTTCTCAGCATACATCCCACCTAATTGGCTCACATCCACACTGTAGCTTTGGTTTTCGCCTTGGGTATCAGAAGTGCGGTCAGTGTTGTCGGTGTTTTTATCTCCCACGTAAACCACTGAATCATTGGTGCGGTCAACGTTGTTTTTACCCGTGGTAACTTTAATGCCTTTTTTAGACCAAACCCCACCTTTGATTTCGGCTTTCTCAGCGATAATATCAGTGTAATCAGATTGACTGTTATCCATGCCTTTTTGGCCAACAGTCACTTTTCCGACTTTTACGTGATAGCCTTTCAACTCGCCATTTTCTACTTCTGCTTTACCTGTTGTCAGGGTTGTTCGCCCCGCATTAATCACACCACAGCCATCACACTGAATACCACTTGGGTTAGCAATCACCACATCCGCTTTTTTACCTGCCACCTCTACATAACCTTTTAAACGACTTGGGTTGGCTGAATTGACCTCGTTAAGAATGACTTTTGCTTCACCGCGAGCAAGATTTGGGTTACCTTGCACCCAGCCCGCCATTTGAGTTTGTGCTGCTTTACGAGCATTGTTTAGCACGGCGCCTTTTTCTGCCACATCAAATTGCGAATATTGGTTACGTGATACCCCACCTGCACTTGGGGTTTGAATATTTACTTGCGGTAAACCATTCGCTGTTTGAAGTACGGTAGGTTGTTGATTACCTGGTGCAGATTTATCTGCACGAATGGCCATATCTTCTGCATAAACAGAAGGCAAAAAGACAAAACCTAATGCTAACATTAAGCTGAAATGAATGGAGTTGAGGGAGAAGGAAAGTGCGGTTGAAAATAATCCTGTTTTTTCTTGTTCTGGACTCATATTTTCACTTTGCGCTTTACCTTGAGATTTTGCCAGCTCAGAGACCACCACAAGCTGATTTAATACACGGCTAAAAATCACTTTATAATGACGTTTATTCATTTTTTAATTTCCTTTAAGTTTTAAATTCTATTTGGTTTTAATCAATTTATTCATCTAAAAGCGTGAGCATTAAAAACGGTAGCTCACATTAAATCCGGTTGTCACATGACTGGTTCTAAATCCTTCCGGTTTTTTAATTGGAACACCCACAAAATAATCATAGTTAATGCCCCATCGTTTGCCACGAAGTCCAATTGCGCCCCCCATTAAGCTATCACCAATTTGAAGCTCTTCTTGGCTAGAATGCACCTTACCTCGGTCAATCCCTAAATAAAGCTCATGTCCCTTATTGGCGATATTCCAACCTAGCTCATTTCGCCATAACCAACCTTTTTCACCGGAAAGCGATAGCTCGCCATCAAATCCGCGTACGGTATAACGACCACCAATACTAAATTTATCTTGTTGTGTTAAAGGTGTGCCGTTCCATTGTCCATTCCAGCTAGTGTTAAAGCGAAAAGGCTGATTGCCGATAGTGAAAGGGTAGGTAAAATCAATGCCTGCCGTAAAAATCTGCATACGGGAAGTCCCTTCGCCAAACTCTTCTTCCGGAGCGGGTAAGGATTTATTCCCACCCGTACCACGTTTATAGTTCGCAAACAGTTGTAATACGGTTTCACCAATGTATTGAGTGTGATTTAAGCCTACTTCCCAACCTGCTGTTCGACGACGCTGTACTTCAATTTCGGTGTCATTGATGTAGTTATGGGATTTTTTCGTCCATAACGCGGCATTCACATAGGTTTTATAAAGACTTCCACGCGATAATAAACGGCTTAAATTCGCTTTCATTTGCTGGCTTTCGCCCGAATAGGTATAAGACTCAAATGCACCCGCCACCGTTTGGTGATAAGAATATTTTGAACCGGAAAGGGTTAAGAGGTAATTCTTCCAAGGAATAGAATAATAGAGGCTAACATTTTTACTGCCATAATCCCCTTCCGCATCATCGCTATCACGTTTAAAGCTGCGCGTACCGCTGATATAGAACATATCATTAAGTGTTAGCACGTTATCCCAAGAAAACGTGGCTAAACCCTGTAAACGCCCCGTAGCTTTACTGCCTGAATCATCTAAGCCCAAAGTCAAATGAAAAGGTAAGCTTTGCTTATAAGCAATCACCACATCGGTTTCACCTACCGCATCCGTTGGTACTAGCTCCATATTCGCATCAGCACTCGGTACACGTTTTAAGTTTTCTAAACCTTGTTCAATATTGCGAATATTTAATATATCCCCTTGCGCCATTGGCATGGCAAACCACAAGGTACCACGGGTCGCAAACGGAATCGCACTTTGGTCTTGTAATTGAATACGGCCTACTTTACCTGGAATCACGGTTAACACGAGCATGCCTGAACGTAAATCCTGCGGCTCGACCACCACGCGTGTAGTGACATAACCCAAATCAATTAAACGATTTTGAATACGGCGAAGTAATACGTTAATCCCCTCAGAGCCAATACAAGCAGGCAGCGCAAAATCACGCTCAGCATAAGCAGACTTTAATGCCCAAGAAAATTGGCTTGGTTGGATTAATTTAAGGGAAGAGGCTGATGGATTTTCTTCAGCTTGGTAATCGGTCAGCACCAATTGATTGATAGGAAAACATTGCGCTTCATTCTGCGGAAAGCCTAGAGATTGTAAACGTTCAGATTCAAGGAGAACAGAGGGCACTTTCACTTGTTGAGATTGAATGGCTAAATCTAGCTCAACTTGTTGTTGCTGCTGACGTAATGAAATTTGTTTTTCAACCAAGGTTGGCTGATGATTGGGTTCTGCATGTAGGTGAGTTGAAATACTGACTAATATAAGGAAAGATAAGAAAGAAAATATTTTCATAGGCTAAACCACATTATTGCAACTATATTTAAGTATAATTTTAGTGATTATTTTTGTAAAGGATGGCTCAATAGTCACTCTAGTTCACACGATAAAAGCTGAATTCTTGTAGTATTTTAAGTTGCAATCGTTCTCCACTCCATTCATAAAAGTGCGGTAATTTTTCTTGATGATTGACAAAAGCGGCTAAATAAACAGGGAGTTCGTCAGTAAACCACAACTGGCCCTGCGGACAATAATCTGAAAAAATTTTTTGTTGTTCAGGAAAATGACGAACATTGGATAATTTTACGATCCCAAATCCTTGAGATTTCAATACAGCCTCTCGTAAACACCAACAACGATAAAAAGCCTTCAAAGAATCCTGCTGATAATGAAACCAATCAATTTCTTCTTTTGGTGCAATATGTTCCATCAACGCAGTAAAATTTCTTATTTTAGGAAATTCAATATCAATTCCCACCGCACTTTTTTCTTCATTTCTAATATCTAATATTACTGCCACCCAATCACCTGAATGGCTAATATTAAAATCTATTCGCTCATCAAGAAAATAGGGTCTGCCACTTTCGGTACGTTGAATTTGAGATAAAAGTGCGGTGGATTTTCCTGATATTTTTAAAAGTTGGAAAAGTAATAAGTGAGCAAGCCTGCGGCACTGATGACGCTGAAAAACACGCGAGCTATTCATTTCAATTTGATATAGATTTTCTGGAATCAGTTCATCGGGTAAGGATTCCAAAGAAAAAGGTTGATTTATATTGCCGTAGGCGATGTAGGTTGTCATAAAATAAAAGCACCATTTAAAGGTGCTTTTATATTAAAAGGATTTAGTTTGTGTGTAAATTAGCGAATCACTAATTCCGCCACAGAAACACCGACCAAGCAAGCAACAACAACCCCAATTAAACCTGGCACCATGAAACTGTGGTTAAAATAATATTTACCAATTTTCGTTGTACCCGTTACGTCAAAGTTTACTGTTGCAATGTCTGATGGATAATTTGGAATAAAGAAATAGGCATAAGTTGCTGGCATTAAACCAACCAAGATTGGCGCAGGAATGCCTAAACCAATACCAACAGGTAATAACATGACTGCAGTCGCAGCTTGGCTGTTAATTACGACAGAAACTGCAAATAATGCCAAGGCGAACGTCCAAGGATAAGTTTGAACCATATCGGTAATCGCAGCTTTAAATTCTGGCATTGCATATTGGAAATAAGTATCGCTCATCCAAGCAATACCATAAATCGCAATCGCTGCCACCATACCAGACTTAAATACTACGCCATTTGGCACGATTTGAGGATTCGTTTTCGTTGCGAGTAAAATCACACCACCAAAGCAAAGCATCATCATTTGGATGATTAGTGACATGGAAATCGCTTTTCCGCTACCGATAGTACGAATTTCAGGAATCATCGCAATCGCAACAATCACCACCAATGCTAATAAGAACAAATACACTGATTTCTTAGCACCTTGTGGAAGGGTTTCATTCAATGTTGTGCTTGTGGTATTTAAAATACGTTCGCTCCATACTGGATCTTGTAAACGACGTTGATATTCAGGATCTTGTTCCAACTCTTTACCACGACGTATACTGTATAAGGAAAGCGCAATCGTACCCGCTAAGGTTGCAGGAACTGTCACACAAATAATATCTAACAAACTAATATGCTCAAAACCAGGCATTGCAGTAATTTTACCTAGATAGAAGACAACAGCTGCAGAGAGTGGGCTAGATGTGATGGCTAATTGAGACGCTACGGAAGACGCTGCCATTGGGCGTTCTGGACGGATTTTGTTTTTCAATGCAACATCGCCGATGATTGGCATGATTGTGTAAACAGAGTGACCAGTACCAAGCATAAACGTTAATAAATACACGACCAATGGACCTAGTAAAGTGACACGTTTTGGATTTTTACGAAGAATGCGTTCAGCAATTTGTAACATAAATTTCAAACCGCCTGCAGCTTCAAGCACGGATGCACAAGTCACTACTGCAAGAATGATCAGCATTACATCAATCGGTGCTTTCCCCACTGGCATACGGAATACCAAAACTTCGATAGCAAGACCGATACCAGAAACAACACCTAATCCAATACCACCGTAACGGCTTCCCATATAAAGCATTAACAATAAGAATAAAAATTCTAAATAAAGCATAAGTACCTCAAAAATAAAAAAATTATAAAAATAATACCCTTTTTGAGGAATAAAACTAGATATTTTTTAAATTTTAGAACAAGAATTGAATTAAAAGGTAATTCAGATCAATTTTACAATGCAGGAATAAGAGAAAAGTGCGGTGATGTTAGAAAGAAATTTTTGAAAAAAATTAGGCGACTTAAAAAGTCGCCCAACTTGAAATTATTGATTGTTTTGCACGTAGTCAATCGCAGATTGAACAGTTGTGATTTTTTCAGCTTCTTCATCTGGAATTTCGATATCGAATTCTTCTTCTAAAGCCATTACTAATTCAACTGTGTCTAAAGAGTCCGCACCTAAATCTTCAACGAAAGAAGCTTCAGATTTAACATCTTCTTCTTTAACACCTAATTGTTCAACGATGATTTTTTTCACGCGTTCTTCAATACTCATTTGTTTTTCCTATTTTGTTGGTTTTAACTCATAAAAGAGCGGTTAGTGTATGTATTTTTTATCAACTTGCAACTATTTTATAGGCTGGTCGCACCACAAAATGGGCAATCTGAATACACACATTAAAAATAGTTACGTACCTTTGCATACGCTCAAGGCGTAACCAAGCTACACTGCGAATGGGATTCTAACATTATCTAAAATCTTTGGCTATGATTTTGTGTTTAGAACGCCACTCAAGTCTAAATAAAGAGAAATGCTGATTTTCAGCATTAACTCATATATAAACCACCATTTACATGCAACGTTGTGCCTGTAATGTAAGCCGCATCATCAGAAGCTAAGAAAGCAACGGCTTTAGCAATATCTTTAGCCTCGCCTAAACGACCTGCTGGAACATTAGATAAAATACCCGCTTTTTGTTCATCAGTAAGCACTTCTGTCATATCCGTTGCAATAAAACCAGGTGCAACTACATTCACAGTAATACCACGTGCAGCTACTTCTTTCGCTAAAGATTTAGAAAAACCAATCACACCCGCTTTTGCTGCACAATAGTTAGCTTGTCCTGGATTACCCATTGAACCAACCACTGAACCAATATTGATGATACGACCAAAACGTTTTTTCATCATTGAACGTAACATGGCTTTAGAAAGATGATATACCGAAGTTAAGTTAGTTTGCATAATATCAAACCACTCATCATCTTTCATACGCATCAATAAATTATCGCGAGTAATACCTGCGTTATTCACGAGAATATCAATATCGCCAAAATCATTTTTAATTTGCTCAAGTAAAGTTTCGATAGATTCTTTATCCGTTACGTTTAAAACTAAACCTTTACCTTTATCTCCTAAATATGCAGAAATTGCCTCTGCACCTTTTTCAGATGTTGCGGTACCAATTACAAACGCACCTTTTGAACTAAGTTCTTCTGCAATCGCACGACCAATACCACGAGTAGCCCCTGTCACTAAAGCAATTTTACCTTGCATTTTTTCTTCCTTTTACGCTAACAATTCTTCTACAACATTGAATGATGCAACATCATTTACAGATATTGCTTGTAAATCACCCACAATGCGTTTGGTTAAACCATTTAATACTTTACCAGGTCCCACTTCAACAAGTGCTTGAACGCCATCTTGCGCCATTTTTTCAACTGTTTCAGTCCAACGAACTGGGCTATATAACTGACGAACAAGTGCGGTACGAATTTCTGCACCTTCAGTTTCCGCTTTCACATCAACGTTATTTAATACCGATGTTGTTGGTGTATTAATTTGAATATTCTCAAGTGTTACCGCTAATTGCTCGGCTGCTGGTTTCATCAATGCACAATGAGAAGGCACGCTCACCGCCAATGGCAATGCGCGCTTAGCACCTGCGTCTTTACATAATGCAGCCGCACGCTCAACTGCAGCCTTCGCACCAGCGATAACGACTTGGCCTGGTGAGTTAAAGTTCACCGCAGATACAACTTCGCCTTCCTCTGCTTGTTTACAAGCATTAATAATCGCTTCATTATCCAAACCAATAATCGCATACATTGCGCCAGTGCCTTCAGGCACAGCTTGTTGCATTAATTTTCCGCGCAATTCCACTAATTTAATCGCATCTTGGAAATCCAACACACCAGCACAAACCAAGGCCGAATACTCACCTAAGCTATGGCCAGCCATTACTTCTGGTTTTAATTGAGGAAATTTTTCTTTCCATACGCGATAAATAGCTACGGATGCTGCCAAAAGTGCGGGCTGAGTTTGCCAAGTTTTATTTAATTCTTCTGCTGGACCTTGTTGAACCAAATTCCATAAATCATAGCCAAGCGCTTCAGATGCTTGTTTAAATGTTTCTGTAACGATTAGATATTCAGTTGCAAGATCAGCAAGCATACC
This portion of the Haemophilus haemolyticus genome encodes:
- the fabD gene encoding ACP S-malonyltransferase; protein product: MKKFAMVFPGQGSQTVGMLADLATEYLIVTETFKQASEALGYDLWNLVQQGPAEELNKTWQTQPALLAASVAIYRVWKEKFPQLKPEVMAGHSLGEYSALVCAGVLDFQDAIKLVELRGKLMQQAVPEGTGAMYAIIGLDNEAIINACKQAEEGEVVSAVNFNSPGQVVIAGAKAAVERAAALCKDAGAKRALPLAVSVPSHCALMKPAAEQLAVTLENIQINTPTTSVLNNVDVKAETEGAEIRTALVRQLYSPVRWTETVEKMAQDGVQALVEVGPGKVLNGLTKRIVGDLQAISVNDVASFNVVEELLA
- a CDS encoding 4'-phosphopantetheinyl transferase family protein, with amino-acid sequence MTTYIAYGNINQPFSLESLPDELIPENLYQIEMNSSRVFQRHQCRRLAHLLLFQLLKISGKSTALLSQIQRTESGRPYFLDERIDFNISHSGDWVAVILDIRNEEKSAVGIDIEFPKIRNFTALMEHIAPKEEIDWFHYQQDSLKAFYRCWCLREAVLKSQGFGIVKLSNVRHFPEQQKIFSDYCPQGQLWFTDELPVYLAAFVNHQEKLPHFYEWSGERLQLKILQEFSFYRVN
- the acpP gene encoding acyl carrier protein — its product is MSIEERVKKIIVEQLGVKEEDVKSEASFVEDLGADSLDTVELVMALEEEFDIEIPDEEAEKITTVQSAIDYVQNNQ
- a CDS encoding anaerobic C4-dicarboxylate transporter → MLYLEFLFLLLMLYMGSRYGGIGLGVVSGIGLAIEVLVFRMPVGKAPIDVMLIILAVVTCASVLEAAGGLKFMLQIAERILRKNPKRVTLLGPLVVYLLTFMLGTGHSVYTIMPIIGDVALKNKIRPERPMAASSVASQLAITSSPLSAAVVFYLGKITAMPGFEHISLLDIICVTVPATLAGTIALSLYSIRRGKELEQDPEYQRRLQDPVWSERILNTTSTTLNETLPQGAKKSVYLFLLALVVIVAIAMIPEIRTIGSGKAISMSLIIQMMMLCFGGVILLATKTNPQIVPNGVVFKSGMVAAIAIYGIAWMSDTYFQYAMPEFKAAITDMVQTYPWTFALALFAVSVVINSQAATAVMLLPVGIGLGIPAPILVGLMPATYAYFFIPNYPSDIATVNFDVTGTTKIGKYYFNHSFMVPGLIGVVVACLVGVSVAELVIR
- the fabG gene encoding 3-oxoacyl-ACP reductase FabG encodes the protein MQGKIALVTGATRGIGRAIAEELSSKGAFVIGTATSEKGAEAISAYLGDKGKGLVLNVTDKESIETLLEQIKNDFGDIDILVNNAGITRDNLLMRMKDDEWFDIMQTNLTSVYHLSKAMLRSMMKKRFGRIINIGSVVGSMGNPGQANYCAAKAGVIGFSKSLAKEVAARGITVNVVAPGFIATDMTEVLTDEQKAGILSNVPAGRLGEAKDIAKAVAFLASDDAAYITGTTLHVNGGLYMS
- a CDS encoding ShlB/FhaC/HecB family hemolysin secretion/activation protein, encoding MKIFSFLSFLILVSISTHLHAEPNHQPTLVEKQISLRQQQQQVELDLAIQSQQVKVPSVLLESERLQSLGFPQNEAQCFPINQLVLTDYQAEENPSASSLKLIQPSQFSWALKSAYAERDFALPACIGSEGINVLLRRIQNRLIDLGYVTTRVVVEPQDLRSGMLVLTVIPGKVGRIQLQDQSAIPFATRGTLWFAMPMAQGDILNIRNIEQGLENLKRVPSADANMELVPTDAVGETDVVIAYKQSLPFHLTLGLDDSGSKATGRLQGLATFSWDNVLTLNDMFYISGTRSFKRDSDDAEGDYGSKNVSLYYSIPWKNYLLTLSGSKYSYHQTVAGAFESYTYSGESQQMKANLSRLLSRGSLYKTYVNAALWTKKSHNYINDTEIEVQRRRTAGWEVGLNHTQYIGETVLQLFANYKRGTGGNKSLPAPEEEFGEGTSRMQIFTAGIDFTYPFTIGNQPFRFNTSWNGQWNGTPLTQQDKFSIGGRYTVRGFDGELSLSGEKGWLWRNELGWNIANKGHELYLGIDRGKVHSSQEELQIGDSLMGGAIGLRGKRWGINYDYFVGVPIKKPEGFRTSHVTTGFNVSYRF